Proteins found in one Sphaeramia orbicularis chromosome 8, fSphaOr1.1, whole genome shotgun sequence genomic segment:
- the wbp2nl gene encoding postacrosomal sheath WW domain-binding protein codes for MTFVGLPRRADRRVSSSTEQESTRGLLNMALNRNHSQNGGVLINNGESILRECKNVELSFSDVTCKTDLLRGTKKGNVYLTPYRLVFVSSNTKDCLGSAMFPYYLMKGCSIEQPVFAANYIKGTVSAEPGGGWEGQAHFKMSFPSGGAIELGQHLFKLATNASRAHPAQNGATSYGYPSPGMMNGYGPPPPAPPAYPYPPPPQQNGFYQGPPTPGNMAYPYPAAAPGMYPSGFDYMAPPPPYPGPPQNWASPPQNWAATAPPPPPGNSKAAEAAGSAYYNPSNPHSVYMPMERPPPYAPNSPDKKNI; via the exons ATGACGTTTGTTGGGCTTCCCCGTCGAGCTGACAGACGCGTTAGCAGTAGCACAGAGCAGGAGAGCACAAGAGGTCTCCTAAACATGGCTTTAAATCGTAATCACTCTCAGAACGGCGGGGTTTTGATAAACAACGGAGAAAG TATTTTAAGGGAATGTAAGAATGTGGAGCTGTCATTCAGTGATGTCACCTGCAAGACAGACCTCCTAAGAGGGACCAAGAAGGGCAATGTGTACCTCACACCATACAGG TTGGTGTTTGTGTCCAGTAATACCAAGGATTGCCTGGGCTCAGCCATGTTTCCCTATTATCTGATGAAAGGCTGCAGCATTGAACAGCCTGTCTTTGCAGCCAACTACATTAAAGGGACAGTGTCAGCTGAACCTGGTG GTGGCTGGGAGGGTCAGGCCCATTTCAAGATGTCATTCCCCAGTGGAGGAGCCATAGAGCTGGGACAGCATCTCTTCAAACTAGCCACAAATG CATCTCGTGCTCATCCTGCCCAAAATGGAGCCACCTCATATGGCTACCCCTCACCTGGAATGATGAACGGCTATGGCCCACCTCCACCAGCTCCTCCTGCATATCCTTACCCACCGCCTCCTCAGCAGAATGGATTCTACCAGGGTCCTCCTACTCCTGGAAACATGGCTTATCCGTATCCAGCAGCTGCTCCAG GGATGTACCCATCTGGTTTCGACTACATGGCCCCACCTCCCCCGTACCCTGGGCCACCCCAAAATTGGGCTTCACCTCCCCAGAACTGGGCAGCAacagcaccaccaccacctccag GTAACTCCAAGGCGGCTGAAGCAGCTGGCAGTGCGTATTACAATCCCAGCAATCCGCACAGTGTCTACATGCCCATG GAACGACCTCCACCATATGCACCAAACTCTCCTGACAAGAAAAACATCTGA